The following proteins come from a genomic window of Oligoflexus sp.:
- a CDS encoding bifunctional chorismate mutase/prephenate dehydrogenase — protein sequence MSHQNELEPWRQGIRDIDAKILELLAERMQLAQKIGSYKQKHNLPVKDFRVEKQIIEKSRDQAAQLGLYPSLAEDLMTTIIKYSVLRQDELKRKSVTMPAGLGQEAVVIGGGGQMGQWFAQFYESMGFSVSVHDPDSATEHNYPLVQDLASSINNFDLIVLATPMTATDDILKKLIDLKPRGLIIEICSLKSPVIDSVLEAAAQGLRIASIHPMFGPDAELLAGKNIIFCTAQNLVSEEVMQLHFQQTSAQLITLDLQEHDRVMSYVLGSSHLINLLYAGVLSDSGESLQKLKSMGGTTFLQQTHVTGKVVAENQDLYYDIQALNDETPMLLQEFQTLLDAYRHAIEEKDRKAFRKLMGRAQTFFGD from the coding sequence ATGAGCCATCAAAACGAGCTGGAACCCTGGCGCCAGGGCATCCGTGATATAGATGCAAAAATTCTGGAATTGCTCGCTGAACGCATGCAGCTCGCGCAGAAAATTGGCTCGTATAAGCAAAAGCATAATCTCCCGGTCAAAGACTTCCGGGTTGAAAAGCAGATCATAGAAAAATCACGCGATCAGGCGGCGCAGCTTGGACTTTATCCCTCGCTGGCGGAGGATCTGATGACGACCATCATCAAATATTCCGTGCTCAGGCAGGACGAGCTGAAGCGTAAGAGCGTGACCATGCCCGCAGGTTTGGGCCAGGAAGCCGTCGTGATCGGTGGCGGCGGTCAGATGGGTCAATGGTTTGCCCAGTTCTATGAATCCATGGGCTTCTCTGTTTCCGTTCACGATCCGGACAGCGCAACCGAGCACAATTATCCGCTGGTTCAGGACCTCGCGTCCAGCATCAACAATTTTGATTTGATTGTGCTGGCCACGCCGATGACAGCGACCGATGACATTCTGAAAAAACTCATCGATCTGAAACCGCGGGGCCTGATCATCGAGATCTGCTCGCTGAAATCCCCTGTCATCGACTCGGTTCTGGAGGCGGCGGCCCAGGGTCTTCGCATCGCTTCCATTCATCCGATGTTCGGCCCGGATGCGGAACTTTTGGCCGGCAAGAACATCATCTTCTGCACAGCTCAAAACCTTGTGTCGGAAGAGGTCATGCAGCTGCACTTCCAGCAGACTTCAGCGCAGCTCATCACCCTTGACCTGCAGGAGCATGATCGCGTGATGAGCTATGTCCTCGGCTCCTCGCATCTGATCAACCTCCTATATGCCGGTGTCCTCAGCGATTCGGGTGAATCGCTGCAGAAGCTGAAAAGCATGGGCGGCACGACCTTTCTGCAGCAAACCCATGTGACAGGCAAAGTCGTGGCCGAGAATCAGGACCTCTATTACGACATCCAGGCCCTGAATGATGAAACGCCGATGCTGCTCCAGGAATTTCAAACCCTGCTGGACGCCTATCGGCACGCGATTGAAGAGAAGGATCGCAAAGCTTTTCGGAAATTGATGGGAAGGGCTCAGACCTTTTTCGGGGATTAA
- a CDS encoding tetratricopeptide repeat protein, with protein MVDIDLQGLDQTWAEQAEGHSYPLKLSYVTMDEVRPMFETGSVGAMIIFAEKSHPDVMGCLELFKKYVGPLAEFQAIVASDPDPEYMSEVFEFGIEKFFLPENWAPEVEALCEHVATRLTDRNGIESKAIKLNHSIVYGDQAQINQSQDALGDAHSWDYVAAYVKANALQAVGKFNEAAEAFRSSQNMNKMFRQASSGLGESLLVLGKVDEAIEILERLEKQNPRHVERKAHLATAYMEKGDKAKAESLLAEAEAISADHPRLLEARAEILLVEGKVGEAFKMMDNLHDVGPFFAAKLNEMGIKLSQQGKGKSAMALYKKAHKIVRHELQYKISLNAALACYRMGEYQIALQYLTRTEKEFGGRYEKVDKIRGAIKKILNKGTAKQVG; from the coding sequence TTGGTAGACATCGATCTTCAAGGGCTGGATCAGACCTGGGCAGAACAGGCTGAAGGCCACTCCTATCCATTGAAGCTGAGCTATGTGACCATGGACGAAGTGCGTCCGATGTTTGAAACAGGGTCTGTCGGGGCGATGATCATTTTCGCGGAAAAATCCCATCCCGATGTCATGGGCTGCCTTGAGCTTTTCAAAAAATACGTGGGTCCTCTCGCCGAATTCCAGGCGATCGTTGCGAGCGACCCCGATCCTGAATACATGTCCGAAGTTTTTGAATTTGGCATTGAAAAATTCTTTCTGCCCGAAAACTGGGCCCCTGAAGTGGAGGCTCTCTGTGAGCATGTGGCCACACGCCTCACCGATCGCAATGGCATCGAAAGCAAAGCCATCAAACTGAATCATAGCATTGTCTATGGTGACCAGGCCCAGATCAATCAGTCCCAGGATGCGCTCGGTGATGCGCATAGCTGGGATTATGTCGCGGCCTATGTGAAAGCCAATGCCCTGCAAGCCGTCGGCAAGTTCAACGAGGCGGCGGAAGCCTTCCGTTCGTCCCAGAATATGAACAAAATGTTCCGTCAGGCTTCGAGCGGTCTGGGCGAAAGCCTGCTAGTTCTTGGCAAAGTGGACGAGGCCATCGAAATTCTGGAGCGTCTCGAAAAGCAGAATCCGCGCCATGTGGAACGCAAGGCTCATCTGGCGACGGCCTATATGGAAAAAGGCGACAAGGCCAAGGCCGAGTCCCTGCTCGCAGAAGCGGAGGCTATCTCTGCGGATCATCCGCGCCTTCTCGAAGCGCGCGCCGAGATTTTGCTGGTGGAAGGCAAGGTCGGCGAGGCCTTTAAAATGATGGACAACCTTCATGATGTGGGGCCTTTCTTCGCGGCCAAGCTGAATGAAATGGGCATCAAGCTGTCCCAGCAGGGCAAAGGCAAGAGCGCCATGGCCCTTTATAAAAAAGCGCATAAGATCGTGCGGCATGAGCTGCAGTATAAGATCAGTTTGAATGCGGCCCTGGCCTGCTACCGGATGGGTGAATATCAAATCGCCCTTCAGTATCTCACCAGGACGGAAAAAGAGTTCGGAGGACGGTACGAGAAGGTCGATAAGATCCGCGGGGCTATCAAGAAGATATTGAACAAGGGAACCGCGAAACAAGTGGGCTAA
- a CDS encoding response regulator — protein MAFVILVVEDNEMNRDMLVRRLQKRNFQVLTAAHGEAALEMAFRERPDLILMDMRMPVMDGWTAVKKLKESHETRDIPVIGVSANGLQEDREKAIAVGCIAYETKPIDFNHLLTLIQEFAKKAS, from the coding sequence ATGGCTTTCGTGATCCTCGTCGTCGAAGACAACGAAATGAATCGTGATATGCTCGTCAGGAGACTGCAAAAGCGAAACTTCCAGGTGCTCACCGCAGCCCATGGCGAAGCCGCCCTGGAGATGGCGTTTCGCGAAAGACCCGATCTGATTTTGATGGATATGCGCATGCCGGTCATGGATGGTTGGACGGCTGTCAAAAAGCTGAAAGAGTCGCATGAAACCCGCGATATTCCGGTAATCGGCGTCAGCGCCAATGGCCTCCAGGAGGATCGCGAGAAGGCGATCGCCGTGGGATGCATCGCCTATGAAACCAAGCCGATTGATTTCAATCACCTGCTGACCTTGATTCAGGAATTTGCCAAGAAAGCTTCGTAG
- the fabR gene encoding HTH-type transcriptional repressor FabR: MGTRAEKKAKTRKNIIGAALSLSTSNGFACLSLREVTRSAGIAPTSFYRHFKDMEDLGLALVDEVSLTLRQLLRQARRRARVRRGVIRTSVETFMEYLEHNEQHFRLLIGERLGEQKGFRKEIKKETRRFVEELAEDIQKESEASRREIINPDLVAETMITVVFNIGMEALEFPPKQRVEFAERMVQQLEMILLGAEAMSKGWKASSGERLPRAAVADFGPMVEDAEYARAPM, translated from the coding sequence ATGGGAACTCGGGCTGAAAAAAAGGCAAAGACACGCAAGAACATCATCGGGGCTGCGCTTTCTCTCAGCACAAGCAATGGATTTGCCTGTTTGAGTTTGCGCGAGGTAACACGGAGCGCTGGCATCGCGCCCACGTCGTTTTACCGACACTTCAAGGACATGGAAGACCTGGGACTCGCCCTGGTCGACGAGGTGTCACTGACTCTTCGTCAACTTCTGCGTCAGGCTCGTCGACGCGCACGCGTTCGTCGTGGTGTGATTCGGACGTCCGTGGAAACCTTCATGGAGTATCTGGAGCATAACGAACAGCATTTCCGGCTTTTGATCGGGGAACGCCTCGGTGAGCAGAAGGGTTTCCGCAAGGAGATCAAGAAAGAAACAAGACGCTTCGTCGAGGAACTGGCCGAGGATATTCAAAAGGAATCGGAAGCCTCACGTCGTGAGATCATCAACCCTGATCTGGTGGCGGAAACCATGATCACGGTCGTGTTCAATATCGGAATGGAAGCCCTGGAATTCCCGCCCAAGCAGCGCGTTGAATTTGCAGAACGCATGGTGCAGCAGCTGGAGATGATCCTTCTGGGCGCGGAAGCGATGTCGAAAGGCTGGAAAGCCAGTTCGGGTGAGCGTTTGCCCCGAGCCGCGGTCGCCGACTTCGGTCCCATGGTGGAAGATGCTGAGTACGCAAGGGCACCCATGTAA
- a CDS encoding BolA/IbaG family iron-sulfur metabolism protein has product MKAEDIISRIQQSIPSAQIKAYDMTGGGDHWQLTIQAKEFNGLNLVEQHQLVYKALGEWMHGPIHALSLNTRAAD; this is encoded by the coding sequence GTGAAGGCCGAAGATATCATCTCCCGCATTCAGCAAAGCATCCCGTCCGCTCAGATTAAAGCCTATGATATGACAGGTGGCGGCGACCATTGGCAGCTCACCATCCAGGCCAAGGAATTCAATGGCCTCAATCTCGTTGAGCAGCATCAGCTGGTCTATAAAGCCTTGGGTGAGTGGATGCATGGGCCGATTCATGCCCTGAGTTTGAATACGCGGGCTGCGGATTAA
- the rdgB gene encoding RdgB/HAM1 family non-canonical purine NTP pyrophosphatase → MPTLYLATRNAHKAQEIQAILGAEWRVAPSSELDPQLDWDENGTTFRANALIKAKALRTRTPSPVLADDSGLEVDVLEGAPGVYSARYAGPGATDRDNLYKLLRVLNGVPEEQRRARFVCVLCYLDAEGVAHYFEGRCEGRIIAAPRGSEGFGYDPIFVPDGYDETFAELGAKEKNSISHRNQAMLAFQEFLITRNQ, encoded by the coding sequence ATGCCAACACTTTACTTAGCGACGCGGAACGCGCATAAGGCGCAGGAAATACAGGCCATTTTGGGCGCAGAATGGCGGGTGGCGCCCAGCAGTGAGTTGGACCCGCAGCTCGACTGGGATGAAAACGGCACGACTTTTCGCGCCAACGCGCTGATCAAAGCCAAGGCGCTGCGCACGCGCACCCCTTCACCTGTCCTGGCTGATGATTCGGGTTTGGAAGTGGATGTGCTGGAAGGAGCGCCGGGCGTTTACTCGGCGCGCTACGCCGGCCCAGGCGCGACCGACCGGGATAACCTTTATAAACTCCTGCGCGTTCTGAATGGCGTTCCCGAAGAGCAGCGCCGGGCCCGCTTTGTCTGCGTTCTGTGTTATCTGGATGCCGAGGGCGTGGCGCATTATTTCGAAGGACGCTGCGAAGGTCGCATCATCGCGGCCCCGCGTGGCTCCGAGGGTTTCGGTTATGATCCGATTTTTGTGCCGGATGGTTATGACGAGACTTTTGCCGAGCTGGGAGCGAAGGAAAAGAACAGCATCAGCCACAGAAATCAGGCGATGCTGGCCTTTCAGGAGTTTCTGATCACCAGGAATCAATAG
- a CDS encoding ABC transporter permease, protein MLFVGQSLMRMVPPSINVRLLLAQLEFVGSRSFVIAVMAGVMVGGIFGFQLGEIFAIFGAESLIGASTGFALARELAPIVGAFLVTARAGSAMAAEIASMKVNEQIDSMRVMSVDPFAYLMAPRILASMIAMPLIAILMVFAGVVTSFVVGVSFYEIDVADFFSRLEWIVDTEDLFMGMQKAALFGFIFSSIGCFEGYRARGGAKGVGRATTQAVVSSYVTILVLDFFITYIQFKFQHN, encoded by the coding sequence ATGCTTTTTGTCGGGCAATCCCTGATGCGGATGGTGCCCCCCAGCATCAATGTCCGGCTTCTTCTGGCCCAGCTGGAATTTGTGGGGAGCCGCAGTTTTGTGATTGCCGTGATGGCAGGCGTGATGGTCGGCGGGATCTTCGGCTTTCAGCTGGGTGAAATCTTCGCCATCTTCGGCGCGGAATCCCTGATTGGGGCTTCTACCGGCTTTGCCCTGGCTCGTGAGCTGGCACCGATCGTCGGAGCCTTCCTCGTAACCGCGCGGGCGGGCTCGGCCATGGCCGCGGAGATCGCTTCGATGAAGGTGAACGAGCAGATTGATTCGATGCGAGTGATGTCGGTCGACCCCTTTGCCTATCTCATGGCCCCACGCATCCTGGCCAGCATGATCGCCATGCCTTTGATTGCCATCCTCATGGTCTTCGCCGGGGTCGTAACATCGTTTGTGGTCGGTGTAAGCTTTTACGAGATTGACGTCGCCGACTTTTTTTCCAGGCTGGAATGGATCGTCGATACGGAAGATCTTTTCATGGGCATGCAGAAGGCGGCCCTTTTCGGCTTTATCTTCTCCTCGATCGGCTGTTTTGAAGGCTACCGCGCTCGCGGCGGCGCCAAAGGGGTGGGCCGTGCCACCACGCAGGCTGTGGTGTCTTCCTACGTCACCATTCTGGTCCTCGATTTTTTCATTACCTACATCCAGTTCAAGTTTCAGCATAACTGA
- the leuS gene encoding leucine--tRNA ligase, with protein MEQSQHDYNHKNVEKKWQDHWLKNKTFKTPDLSTKPKYYVLDMFPYPSGSGLHVGHPEGYTATDIVARYKRMKGFNVLHPMGWDAFGLPAEQHAVKTGTHPRDTTITNIDNFRRQIQSIGLSYDWDREVNTTDPNYYKWTQWIFLKLYEKGLAYQAEQAVNWCEELGTVLANEEVIDGKSEVGGFPVVKKPMRQWILKITAYADKLLEDLDGLDWPESLKEMQRNWIGKSVGAEIEFAVDGHDEKIKIFTTRPDTLYGATFFVLAPEHPAVAKITTKAQEKAVSDYVEHAKNKAERERMTSTEKTGVFTGAYAINPVNNEKIPVYIADYVLISYGHGAIMAVPGHDERDHEFAKKFGIKIVRVLDGGDKPIEEAAHTGDGTIVNSGFLNGMQKAQGIEAMVQHLEKIGIGKRTITYKLRDWLFSRQRYWGEPIPIALDKDGNEIAITEAELPLVLPDLDDYKPTKNGESPLGKAKDWLKYERDGRTWRRETNTMPQWAGSCWYYLRFIDPQNKHAAWDKEKEKYWMPVDLYVGGAEHAVLHLLYARFWHKVLYDAGLVSTKEPFQKLVNQGMILGENNEKMSKSRGNVVNPDDVIEQWGADAFRLYEMFMGPLEAVKPWKSDGIVGTHRFLARFWRLMVTQDGELAQKQGTPSEAFDKQLHKTIKKVGEDTEHMRFNTAIAAMMELVNMGMKEPAIGPDAAKAMMILLNPYAPHMTEELWSRYGGKESMTYVPWPSFDPAKCVDDTVTLSIQVNGKMRGTIEVLKTADKAEVFAQAKALDSVAKHMIDKELVKEIYVPGKILNFVVKG; from the coding sequence ATGGAGCAGAGTCAACACGATTACAACCACAAGAACGTGGAAAAAAAATGGCAGGATCACTGGTTAAAAAACAAGACCTTCAAGACGCCTGACCTTTCCACCAAGCCCAAGTACTACGTGCTTGATATGTTCCCCTATCCTTCCGGTTCAGGTTTGCATGTCGGCCACCCCGAAGGCTACACCGCCACCGATATCGTGGCTCGCTATAAGCGCATGAAGGGCTTCAACGTGCTGCACCCCATGGGCTGGGATGCCTTCGGTCTGCCCGCCGAGCAGCACGCGGTGAAAACGGGAACCCATCCGCGCGATACCACCATCACGAATATTGATAACTTCCGCCGTCAGATTCAGTCCATTGGCCTGTCCTATGACTGGGACCGCGAAGTGAATACCACGGATCCCAATTACTATAAGTGGACCCAGTGGATCTTCCTGAAACTCTATGAAAAAGGCCTCGCCTACCAGGCAGAGCAGGCTGTGAACTGGTGCGAAGAGCTCGGCACTGTCCTTGCGAATGAGGAAGTGATCGACGGCAAATCGGAAGTCGGCGGCTTTCCCGTCGTGAAAAAACCGATGCGCCAGTGGATTCTGAAGATCACGGCCTATGCGGATAAACTCCTTGAGGACCTGGACGGCCTGGATTGGCCGGAATCCCTGAAGGAAATGCAGCGCAACTGGATCGGCAAGAGCGTGGGCGCCGAGATTGAATTCGCTGTCGATGGGCATGACGAGAAGATCAAGATCTTCACGACGCGCCCGGATACGCTTTACGGCGCCACCTTCTTCGTTCTGGCTCCTGAGCATCCCGCCGTTGCGAAAATCACGACTAAGGCGCAGGAAAAAGCCGTCAGTGATTACGTGGAGCATGCGAAAAACAAGGCCGAACGCGAGCGCATGACCAGCACCGAGAAGACGGGTGTCTTCACAGGCGCGTATGCGATCAATCCCGTGAACAATGAAAAGATTCCGGTTTATATCGCCGACTATGTTTTGATTTCCTATGGTCACGGCGCGATCATGGCCGTTCCTGGTCATGATGAAAGGGATCATGAGTTCGCGAAAAAATTCGGTATTAAAATCGTGCGGGTCCTGGACGGCGGTGATAAACCGATCGAGGAGGCCGCGCATACGGGTGATGGCACGATCGTCAATTCCGGTTTCCTGAACGGTATGCAGAAGGCTCAGGGCATCGAAGCGATGGTGCAGCATCTGGAAAAGATCGGCATCGGCAAGCGCACGATTACCTATAAGCTGCGTGATTGGCTCTTCTCCCGGCAGCGCTATTGGGGCGAACCCATTCCTATTGCTCTTGATAAAGACGGCAACGAGATTGCCATCACCGAAGCCGAGCTGCCGCTGGTGCTGCCGGATCTGGATGACTATAAGCCAACGAAGAATGGTGAATCGCCGCTTGGAAAAGCCAAGGACTGGTTGAAATACGAGCGCGACGGCAGGACCTGGCGCCGCGAGACCAACACCATGCCCCAGTGGGCGGGATCGTGCTGGTATTATCTGCGTTTCATTGATCCTCAGAACAAGCACGCGGCCTGGGACAAGGAAAAGGAAAAGTACTGGATGCCGGTCGACCTTTACGTCGGCGGCGCGGAGCATGCGGTTCTTCACCTGCTTTATGCCCGTTTCTGGCACAAGGTTCTTTATGATGCCGGTCTGGTTTCCACCAAGGAGCCTTTCCAGAAGCTCGTCAACCAGGGCATGATCCTGGGGGAAAACAACGAGAAAATGTCGAAGAGTCGCGGCAACGTCGTGAATCCCGATGATGTCATCGAGCAGTGGGGCGCGGATGCGTTCCGGCTTTATGAAATGTTCATGGGGCCTTTGGAAGCTGTGAAACCCTGGAAGTCAGATGGCATCGTGGGTACGCACCGCTTCCTCGCGCGCTTCTGGCGTCTTATGGTCACACAGGATGGTGAGCTGGCGCAAAAACAAGGCACGCCGAGCGAAGCCTTTGATAAGCAGCTGCATAAGACCATCAAGAAAGTGGGCGAGGATACCGAGCACATGCGCTTCAACACGGCGATCGCCGCGATGATGGAGCTTGTGAATATGGGCATGAAGGAGCCTGCGATCGGTCCGGATGCAGCCAAGGCCATGATGATTCTTTTGAATCCCTATGCGCCGCACATGACGGAAGAACTCTGGTCGCGTTACGGCGGGAAAGAGTCGATGACCTATGTGCCCTGGCCGTCGTTTGATCCTGCGAAATGCGTGGATGATACCGTGACGCTTTCGATCCAGGTGAACGGAAAGATGCGGGGGACGATAGAAGTGCTGAAGACTGCGGATAAAGCCGAGGTCTTTGCGCAGGCCAAGGCCTTGGATTCGGTCGCGAAGCATATGATTGATAAGGAGTTGGTGAAGGAAATTTATGTTCCTGGAAAGATCCTGAACTTCGTCGTCAAAGGTTGA
- a CDS encoding biosynthetic peptidoglycan transglycosylase — protein MLRPAKILTGLALFSGLCFAVLATEVWLKPKAKAYATRKLASILKQTDLKIHYDDISLAWNGFRVEGLSCSSPRMRVFGTVDVAFKLWPGPGFGRPERVILDHARVTLLRSPAAVAAGNGSAAPSAAQAGAASLTSLQRLLKPGVNLQLRKVKLEVLDAQRESILAINRLDASLSAQEQHVEMQLKGFHYRGREILQGLDGQLILQPKQGRLPFFVTAREQGSEPWQLQGAISEDFDSIELRHKRMGIPSRWQPYLRSIEPKDKLELLLKLEMSGLRKAQDLDFDIQIASNNLEINHPLLSGEKVGPWPFTIRAQGDFNPDRGSLSVRRGLIYVLQSAQKAQMKSTFTLVKNDLLKPMMDDPWRLDWKLAETDCQDILDILPRHAFPLLQGFQVKGQIELTADVELLPRKGRAIEFPSGKQDFACRIAHVPEKFTKSDIRARVQAMRGQDFVPISEISEDFLRGVIAAEDASFWQHEGVRTSALTAAFQANLKAGKVLFGGSTITMQMVKNFYLSHEKVLSRKLQELLISWALEQTLDKQDILEVYANIIQFGPNVYGIRRASQTYFGKEPAQLTTAEALFLSSILPSPNRHYKESYCEGRLSEELQERMQKVATSLASMQPGQALMNLYQDSVRRLHFQGSGRCRSGSEISRRKEPITRF, from the coding sequence ATGCTGCGTCCCGCAAAAATTTTGACAGGATTGGCCCTGTTTTCAGGGCTTTGCTTTGCTGTTCTGGCTACCGAAGTCTGGTTGAAACCAAAGGCCAAGGCTTACGCAACTCGAAAACTCGCCAGTATCCTGAAACAAACCGATCTTAAAATCCACTACGATGACATCAGCCTCGCGTGGAATGGCTTTCGCGTCGAAGGACTCTCCTGCTCATCCCCACGCATGCGGGTTTTCGGAACCGTGGACGTCGCATTCAAACTCTGGCCAGGGCCGGGATTTGGCCGACCAGAGCGGGTGATACTCGATCATGCGCGGGTGACTCTGCTGAGGTCTCCCGCAGCGGTCGCAGCCGGGAACGGCAGCGCAGCACCTTCCGCGGCGCAGGCCGGTGCAGCCTCCCTGACGAGCCTGCAAAGACTTTTGAAACCGGGCGTAAACCTCCAGCTGCGAAAAGTTAAGCTGGAAGTTCTGGATGCGCAGCGTGAATCCATACTCGCCATCAATCGCCTGGACGCCTCCCTGTCCGCCCAGGAGCAGCATGTGGAAATGCAGCTGAAGGGCTTTCACTATCGCGGACGCGAAATCCTGCAGGGCCTTGACGGCCAGCTTATCCTGCAGCCCAAACAGGGCCGGCTGCCCTTCTTTGTCACCGCACGCGAACAGGGCAGCGAACCCTGGCAGCTTCAGGGCGCGATCAGCGAAGACTTTGACTCAATTGAACTTCGGCATAAGCGCATGGGCATACCTTCGCGCTGGCAGCCTTATTTGCGTTCCATAGAGCCCAAGGATAAATTGGAGCTCCTTTTGAAACTCGAAATGTCCGGCCTGAGAAAAGCTCAGGACCTTGACTTCGATATTCAAATCGCCAGCAATAATCTTGAAATCAACCACCCGCTCCTGAGCGGCGAAAAAGTGGGCCCCTGGCCCTTCACCATCCGCGCGCAGGGCGACTTCAATCCCGATCGCGGCTCGCTTTCCGTGCGGCGCGGTCTGATCTATGTCCTGCAGTCCGCGCAGAAAGCCCAGATGAAAAGCACCTTCACCCTCGTGAAGAATGATCTTCTGAAACCCATGATGGACGATCCCTGGCGGCTCGACTGGAAACTTGCGGAAACCGACTGCCAGGATATTCTCGACATCCTGCCCCGGCATGCCTTTCCCCTTCTGCAGGGCTTTCAGGTCAAAGGCCAGATCGAACTCACAGCCGATGTCGAACTCCTTCCGCGAAAAGGCCGGGCCATCGAATTTCCAAGCGGCAAGCAGGACTTTGCCTGCAGGATCGCTCATGTTCCTGAAAAGTTCACGAAGTCTGATATCCGCGCCCGCGTCCAGGCCATGCGCGGTCAGGACTTTGTGCCGATCAGCGAAATTTCGGAAGATTTCCTGCGTGGGGTGATCGCCGCCGAGGACGCGAGTTTCTGGCAGCATGAAGGGGTCAGGACCAGTGCTCTCACTGCCGCGTTTCAGGCCAACCTGAAAGCCGGAAAGGTCCTCTTCGGAGGTTCGACCATTACGATGCAGATGGTCAAAAACTTTTACCTGAGCCACGAAAAAGTTTTAAGCCGGAAACTGCAGGAGCTTCTGATCAGCTGGGCTCTGGAACAGACCCTCGATAAGCAGGACATCCTGGAAGTCTATGCGAACATCATTCAATTCGGTCCGAACGTTTACGGCATTCGACGCGCGAGCCAAACCTATTTCGGCAAGGAACCGGCGCAGCTGACCACGGCCGAAGCCCTCTTTTTATCCTCGATCCTGCCAAGCCCGAATCGGCACTATAAGGAAAGCTACTGCGAAGGCCGGCTGAGCGAGGAGCTTCAGGAACGCATGCAGAAGGTGGCCACGAGTCTCGCCAGCATGCAGCCCGGCCAGGCCCTCATGAATCTTTATCAGGACTCGGTCCGGCGTCTGCATTTTCAAGGGAGCGGCCGCTGCAGGAGCGGATCAGAGATCAGTCGGAGGAAGGAACCGATCACCCGCTTCTAG
- a CDS encoding helix-turn-helix transcriptional regulator, with protein sequence MEIGNFVRSERKRQGLTQQQLAARSGVGLNFVYQLEKNKASVQLDSVNQVLRALGYQIGVIRDFRPWDQDFVQRAGATAAADDEGLEAGDRFLPPTDL encoded by the coding sequence ATGGAGATAGGCAATTTTGTGCGTTCGGAACGCAAAAGGCAGGGTCTCACCCAGCAGCAGCTTGCGGCACGTTCCGGGGTCGGACTGAACTTCGTGTATCAGCTTGAGAAAAACAAGGCTTCCGTGCAGCTGGATAGTGTGAATCAGGTGCTGCGGGCGCTGGGTTATCAGATTGGTGTGATCCGCGATTTCAGGCCCTGGGATCAGGACTTTGTGCAAAGGGCCGGCGCAACCGCTGCGGCTGATGATGAGGGGCTAGAAGCGGGTGATCGGTTCCTTCCTCCGACTGATCTCTGA
- a CDS encoding MBL fold metallo-hydrolase, protein MRVSSVLGNSQLLDGGAMFGNAPRPLWERWAKPDALGRIGLACRCMLLEWGGVKMLCETGIGAYMEPALAERYGLVESDHRLLANLATLGVKPEDIDYVILSHLHFDHAGGLLPAYADIVKGHDELVFPKAKIVVGREAWNRALKPHPRDRASFIPGLSEKIEKSGRLVIVEGDSLPEFPREQLFFRFSHGHTPGHMHTVVRGPKETIIFAGDLIPGKAWVHLPITMGYDRFAEQVIDEKEELYSVAVPEQWNIFYTHDWNVAASQVIRDPKDRYVPTHEHAELVRYTL, encoded by the coding sequence ATCCGTGTGTCGTCTGTACTTGGCAATTCCCAATTACTCGATGGGGGGGCGATGTTTGGAAATGCGCCCCGCCCCCTCTGGGAGCGTTGGGCCAAACCGGACGCGTTGGGTCGCATTGGACTGGCTTGTCGCTGCATGCTGCTGGAATGGGGCGGTGTCAAGATGCTCTGCGAAACGGGAATCGGTGCTTACATGGAACCGGCTCTTGCGGAACGCTACGGTCTGGTGGAATCCGATCATCGTCTTCTGGCCAATCTCGCGACGCTTGGAGTGAAGCCGGAGGATATCGACTACGTGATCCTCTCCCATTTGCATTTCGATCACGCAGGGGGTCTTTTGCCCGCCTACGCGGATATTGTGAAAGGGCATGATGAGCTGGTGTTTCCCAAGGCTAAAATCGTGGTGGGGCGCGAAGCCTGGAATCGCGCGCTCAAACCTCATCCGCGGGATCGCGCCTCGTTCATCCCAGGCCTGAGCGAGAAGATCGAGAAATCGGGGCGTCTGGTCATCGTCGAGGGCGATTCCCTTCCCGAATTCCCAAGGGAGCAGCTCTTCTTTCGCTTCAGCCATGGTCACACGCCCGGGCACATGCATACGGTGGTTCGTGGACCGAAAGAGACCATCATTTTCGCGGGTGATTTGATTCCGGGCAAGGCCTGGGTCCATCTGCCGATCACCATGGGCTACGATCGCTTCGCCGAGCAGGTGATCGACGAAAAAGAGGAACTCTATTCCGTCGCCGTTCCGGAACAGTGGAATATTTTTTACACGCACGATTGGAACGTGGCGGCGAGCCAGGTGATCCGCGATCCCAAGGATCGCTACGTGCCGACTCATGAGCACGCGGAGCTGGTGCGTTATACTCTTTAG